The genomic window GAGTTTTTGTCTCATGTGAAAAAGCGTATCTAAAATTACAAGCATATCATTAATCTTATTTTCGCTTGTGttaaacatttgtgtgaaaaccCTCTGCATTGACCTGCGACACATGGCCATTAATTTATGAAAGGGCAACAGCAAAGGAGAGGAAAGAACAGGTGATGGATCAGTCGGCTCCAACTGCAGTTTGTGTACATGACATTTCCATTGTAAACACAAAAGGGAAGATTGGCTGGTTCATGCACAAAGCAGTACTTCAGAGAATTGGGATTCACAGTTTCAGTCTATTTGGCCATTTTGTACAGGAAAACTaaaaagtcaaagtcaagtAACACTAAAGAACTTTATAATAGTCAGAAAATCAACTTGCATGAGACAGAGCAAAATAACTTCTATTTGTGGATATTTGttcaaatgataaaacataCCAGCGAGTAAATAAagatttactaaataaataaatatttacaaaaatattttgacaattcaaaaataataattcccaTCACATTGTTCTGTTGAGCTtaagagtctctctctcttcagtagTTTCTATGGCGATATGGACAGGTTCTGCCACTACAGGAAGAGATAGGTAAAGTTACAATCCTGATTGAATTCAtctttgacagtttattttggtaGCTGTTGTCTACTGTTGCTAATGCCTGTTTCACAGTAGGGACAACAGGGGAAGTCCTTGGTAAATAAGCGTAACTGTTTGCTCTATAATAATTTTGGCCCTACAACATCTACATGGAAAGCAGAAGAGCGtgcaactgaacacacatctTCTCCACGTCTGTTAATCTCTTTGCACAGTGTTTTCCAGAATATCCTGTAGTGTTTCCGCTTTCTCTGCCTCGTTGTTCCTCTCCAGCACTTCTATCAGCCTGAGAATACTCTGACGAGTAGAATCAGAATCAAACTTCAGAGCAAGCTCTCCAAGCTGGAGAATGCACTGGAAACACCTTTCAATGAGGCTGGTTTTCTCAGCTTCTGCATTCCTCAACTCTTGCTCACGTGTGgacatcacttcctctcctCTGGCTATCCTCCcttcaaaagtttttttcaggCCCTCACGagttcctgttttttctttgtattctGGCTTATATACTCTGTGTCCTTTTTCATGGTCATTGTAGCTGCATTTTCCGGGACAGGCCGTACATTTCCCACTCCAGTCCATTACATGACACCACCATGGGTCAGGTGCCCACGTACATGGAGTGTGGCAGGTTACCTCACACTTCTGACAGAGGAGTGCAGCTTCAACAGCTGGGACCTTCTTCATGACAACAGTTGTGTAATTATACTGaaagttattatttttcctcatGTCCTCTTTGTGCTCTTCCAGAGTTTTCTTAACTTCCTCAAGTGCCTTGAGCTTCATCTCCACGACCTTGATCTGACTCTCGAAGCTCTGGATACAAGCTTCCAGTCTCCGGCGTTCTCTCAAGACATTTTCAGTCATCCTCAAGCTTTGAGTTTCCATTCGATCCAAAGTCTGAAAGAACTCCCTCATGCTCTCAGTTCCGTTATCCCAGTGATGTTTGAatgatttttcatatttattctgatAATCATTAAGAGGACAGTtgttgaacaggaagtgaacaggCTCATCTTTGGGGAAAGGTACACCAGAATCGATAACTGCCTCAAGAGCATTTGAAGGTGACGTCCAGTCAGAGAACGTGATGAGAGTCATGATGTTTTTCTCCATGTTCTTTCCAAAGAGGGACAGGATGGAATCAAAGATTTTCTTCTGGAAAGGAGTGAGATGATATGCAGATGCCTTCACCACAAGGCAAACTGCATCTAGTTCAACGATGTCGAAAGATTCCAGTAATCTGTACAGATTCTGAGCAATTATATCATCTTTCACTGTAGTGTCTCCATATCCTGGTGTATCAATGACTGTGAGTGAAAAAGGAACAGACAGCTCCTCCAGTCCAAAAATCTCATAGACAGTAATCAGActggtttttgggtttttgcCTTCATCTGGAATGATTTCAAACCTGATCTTATCTTCCCACTCTACCCCCAGCATGTAGCTGACCATCATATTGATGAGCGCAGACttccctgttcctgtttctcctaCCATCAGGATTGTCCTGTTCCTTTTGTTGGGGTCCTTTCTTCCAAAAGTGTATCTCCTGATGAGTCCATCTTTATTCAGTGCTCTCTtgactgtgttcagcaggtatGTTCTTATGGGTTCTGTTGCAATCTGTTTGCTGTTCTTAATTACATCTGACCACTTA from Anguilla anguilla isolate fAngAng1 chromosome 8, fAngAng1.pri, whole genome shotgun sequence includes these protein-coding regions:
- the LOC118232960 gene encoding uncharacterized protein LOC118232960 is translated as MAQSHGSCSTTREEATSKWSDVIKNSKQIATEPIRTYLLNTVKRALNKDGLIRRYTFGRKDPNKRNRTILMVGETGTGKSALINMMVSYMLGVEWEDKIRFEIIPDEGKNPKTSLITVYEIFGLEELSVPFSLTVIDTPGYGDTTVKDDIIAQNLYRLLESFDIVELDAVCLVVKASAYHLTPFQKKIFDSILSLFGKNMEKNIMTLITFSDWTSPSNALEAVIDSGVPFPKDEPVHFLFNNCPLNDYQNKYEKSFKHHWDNGTESMREFFQTLDRMETQSLRMTENVLRERRRLEACIQSFESQIKVVEMKLKALEEVKKTLEEHKEDMRKNNNFQYNYTTVVMKKVPAVEAALLCQKCEVTCHTPCTWAPDPWWCHVMDWSGKCTACPGKCSYNDHEKGHRVYKPEYKEKTGTREGLKKTFEGRIARGEEVMSTREQELRNAEAEKTSLIERCFQCILQLGELALKFDSDSTRQSILRLIEVLERNNEAEKAETLQDILENTVQRD